The region CACGACGTGGGTCACGGCGGTCGCGGTGTACCGGCCGCTGAACGCCTCGCCCGCGCCACCGAGCGCGATGGGCACGCCCGCGCGGAGCTTCGGGTTGCCCTCCGCCACGGCTTCCAGCTCGGCGTAGCCCGAGCTGATCGACGCCTCCAACGAGCGCGCGGCCATCGTCGCCTCCGCCTGCGTGGCGTAGGGGACGTCGGTGACCAGGTTCCGCGCCTTCGTGCGGAACGCCTTGTTCACCTTCATCGACGACAGCCCGGGAACGGCCGTCTTGCTGGGGGTGTTGTTCCGCACCGCCACCAACGGCTTCTTGCGGGCCACGTCCCAGCCGCGCACCTGCACACCGTTCGCGAGCTCGGCGCTGCTCAGCGCGGCCCGCAGCACCAGCAGGTTGCCGCCGAACCGGAGCAGGAACGGGCTCTTGCCGTCGGCCGTGGGCTTGGGCGCCCGCGCGGCGGGCTTGAGCTTCGTGAACTCCAGCCGCCCCCGCTCGTCGACCCGCACGACCGCGCCGTGCTCGCGGGCCAGCCCCTGCAAGAAGTCCCAGTCCGACACCCCCGGCTGGCTGAGGTGCTTGTAGGTGATCCGCGACGTCTCCACCCGGCCGACCGCCAGACCCGCGTTCTTCGCGACCTTCGCGACCACGGCGGACGCCGTCATGTTCTGGAACGCCTCCACCCGACGCCCCCGGAACAGCCGGTGCGCCCTGCTCATCGCCCGGATCACGGTGAAGCTGCCGGTGCCGTCGACCTCCATCTCCACGGCCGTGACCTCGCCGGAGAACAGCAGTTCGCGCGCGGGGCCGCCGGTCGCCGACACCGAGACCTTCAGCGGCGTGCCGATGGTGATCCCGGTCTTGGCCAACAACGTCCGCTTGTCGTCGCGGTAGGTCAGCACGGCCGTGTCGGGCAGGCCGACGCTCTCGTCCACGACGCAGCTCTCCACCTCCCGGGTCACCGGGGCGTTCGCGACGATGGTCAGACCGGCGGCGAAGGACCGGACGGCGCTCATCGGTCGACCTCGCGGCGGTAGGACGTCGTCATCGGGGCTCCTCCGGTCTCCGGGTCGGCATCGTCGATGCCCGGCAGCAGCAGTTCCCCGCCCGGCACCAGCGCCAGCGGGTCGTCGATCCCGTTCGCCTCGGCGATGGCCCGCCAGGCGCCGGGGTCGCCGTACTCCCGCCAGGCGAGCTGCGGCAGGCTGTCGCCGGCGACCACGCGGTGCGCGCGGCGGGCTTCGTGCGACCCGGAAGTCGGGTTCTGGCGGGGGGTGTCGACCCCCGCCTCCTCGATCGACAGCGAGCACGTCGCGCGCAGTGGACGACCGTCCACGTCGAACAGCGAGTAGTCGACCGACAGGCTCGACAGCACGCCGTCGAACGACACCGACTTGGCGGTGCCCCACTCGAAGCGGACCCACGGGCTCGCGGGCTTCTTGCTGCCGATGCTCTTCTTCGTCGGCACGCAGGCGACCATCAGCTTCTCCACGCCCGTCTCCACCGAGTTGTCGTGGGTCGCGGTGGCGTCGAGGAAGACCTCCACGCCCAGCGTGCGGGGCCCGCTGCCGACGAACTCGGGCAGCGACGCCTGGCCCGCCATCCGCGAGGGTTGGCGACGCCACTCGACCGACTTGCTCAGCGCCAGCGTGCGGGGGTTGAACTGGAACGCGACGGTGGCCAGCTTCGCCCCGGGCTTCGCGCCGACGTCGGCCGGCGGTTCCATGATCACCAGGCGGGCCTTGACCAGGCTCGCCCCGGGTTTGCGTGCCACGACGTGACCTCCTTCTGGGTCAGGAAGCCTCAAGACCCTCGTGGGAGAACTCCAGGGTCTCCACCGCGGCCTGCGACTGGCTCGGGTCGAACGACGGCCCCTGCCACCGGATCGGGAGGACGCCGAGCACCTGCCACCGCACGATCGGCGTCAGGTCGGGTGCGAGCGCGACGATCTCGCCGTCCTTGCGCTCGGCCCGCTGGAGCACCTCGCCGAACCACTTGAGCACCTTCGCCGAGTCCGCCGTGACCGGCCGCGTCATGGTGACGTTCGTCCAGGTGATCCGCGACGGGAGGTGCCAGGTGAACCCGTTGTTGCCGCCCTCGGCGTACTCCTCGACCTCGAACTGCGCGCCCAGCCCGTCGCAGGTGTGGAAAGCGCCCAGGTTGTTGCCCGCCACGGACAGTTGGAAGAAGACGCTGCTGGCGAAGACGTCGTCGGTCATCGGTGGTCCCCAAGGTCGAAGGTGTCCGGGGTGGTACGGGGTTTCGAGGTCGGTGGGTCAGCGGCGCCGGTCGTGCAGGCGGCCGGCGCGCTCGCGGCCGGTGCGCAGTTCGGCGCGCAGCAGCCTGGCGATCGGCTCGACCAGCTTGCGGGCGAGGCCGTCCGCCTCGGCGGGGTCGAGGTCGTCGACGAACCGCTGTTCGGGGGTCCGCCGGTCTGTTCCACGCCCGGGGGTGTTCGGGGTGGGGTCCTCGGGGATGTTCGCGCCCGGGACGGGTTCGGTGGGTTCGGTGTGCGGGGCGGTGTTCGGCTGCGTGGTGCCCCGGCTGTGCGGGGACGTGGTCGGCGTGGGCGTCGCGGGGGCCCTGGACGAACTTGCCGCGGCCGGGGCCCCGGCGGACCTGATCCGCTGCACGGTCGGGTTGACGAGGTGGAACCCGCTCGGACGGCTGCCCCCGGTGGTTCGGGTCGGTACGGAGGCGCGGTTCACCGGCACCACCGTGGTGCCCGCTGAAGGTGCTCCCGGCGACCGGACGACCGGCGGAGTCACCGGCATCGCGGCCCTTGGGGTGGCGTGGTTGTGAGGCGGCAGCGGCGTTGGAAGGAGCCTCTGCGGAGCCGTCGCCCGAACCGCCTGCAATGTCATCGGTGAGGTCGTCTGCGATGCCGTCGGTGAGGCTGTCGGTGCGGTGGTCAGTGCGGTGGTCGGTGCGGTGGTCGGTGAGGTCGTCGGTGAGGTCGTCGGTGAAGTGATCGGCGAAGTGGTCGGTGGGGTCGTCGGGCGCACACGCGATGGGGCGGGAGCGTTTTTTGGTTGCGCGCGTTGCACTGCGGGACTTTCTGAGCGTCGCGCGACACTTGTGCGGGTGGGCGTTGCCTGCCCCGGCGCGGTGGCGGCGGTTGGTTGGCTGCGGTCGGACGACCATTGCGGCCGGACCACGGCACGTCGTGGAGGAACTGCGGGAACGTCCTCGTCCACGCGCAGTTTCGGTGTCAACGGGCGGTTCCCCAGCAGCGCGGCGGTTCGTTGGACCGTTGGAAGGACCGTGGAACGCGTGGCCCGAACGGCTCCAGCGCTGCTGTGCACCACGGGCGTCTCCGCACTGTGCCGCGTCGGCGGCAGGCGGACCACGGGCACCGCTCGTTGCACGGGTCGGGAGCCCTCGCCGCCGCCGCGCCGGGGCTCAGCGACCTCAGCGGTCTTGACGGCCCCGGTGGACTTGGCGGGCTCTCCCTTGGTCGCAACGACTTCGGGGGTCGCGGTGGCGGGGATCGCCGTGATCTCCTGGCCCAGGACGGTCCGGATCCGGTTCGGTCGCGCGGGTGAAGTGCCGTCGGGGACCTTGCGCTGTACCGCAGGATCGTCCGATCCAACGCGCGACACAACGGGAGTGGTCTTGGGGGTCGACCACTCGCCCGGGGATGCGAGCCTCGGCGACACAGCGTTTTGGGGCGGAGTGCTCGGGGTGCCGGTGTTCAGCGACATTGCCGTCGCGGGCATTGCCGTCGTGGGCAACGCAGTCGCGGGCATTGCAGTCGCGGGCATCCGTGCCAGCGGCTCACCCAGCAGCGGGGTGCCTGACGGGCGCACAACGGGTGTGCGGCCGTTCACCGTGCTGCCGGCCACCGGCGTCCGCTGGAGGATCGGGGACGCGTCAACGTCCCGAACCGCAGGCGGCACGATGGCGGCTCTGGTGGCCGGAAGACGCTGCACAGCAGGAGCTTTCGCGTCGACAGCCGAACTCGGCCTCTTGCTCCTGATCACACCGCCGGCCACGGGCGGCGTGTCGGTCCGCACGACCGGAAGCCGGCGGACGGGGAGGTCCGGCCGGACGGCCGTCGTCAACGGCGGTCCGATCGGATCGAGCCGCACTGCCGCCGACGCACTCCCGGCCCCTGCGGAGCGCTCCGCGACAGACCGCGACACCATCACCGACGAACCGCCCACGACCTCCCGCACCCCGCCCGGTACCCGCGCGACACCCGACCCCGAGGCCGGACCGGAGTCCGCCCGTCCACCGTGGCCGGTATCCACCCGCCCACCTCGGCCGGAGCCGGTCGGCGCACCGTGACCGGAGTCGATCGGCGTCACTTGCCTGGGTGCGGTTCGCGCTGTTGTCCCGGCTGCGGTTCGAACTGCCCGCGTCGAGCCGGCCGGCTCACCCCCCGAGCCGGTCTTCGCGGCAACGATCCCGGGCCGCGCCGGACCTTCAGCACGTGCCGAGCCCTCCGCGACCACAGACCGCAGCACCGGCAGCGCGGAACTGCCGGAACTCGGCCGCTCGCCGCCCGACGCCTGCCCGCTCGACGCCCGCCCGCCCGACGCTCGCGTGTTCCCGTTCGCTGTCTCGGGTAGGACCGACCGCGACACCGTGAGCGCGGGACTCGCCGACGCCGTCGCGTTCCCTCCTGGGCTGACCGCGCCCGAACCAGCGGGGGAAACCGGCGAGCTCGACCCCATCCCCGTCGGACCGGCAAGATCTCCCATCGGGCGGGCGGGCTCTTCCACCGCTCCGGCGGATTTCCGCACCGCCCTCTGCAACTTCCCCTCCGGACGAGCGGGCTTCCGAGCGGCCGCGGAGCGCGACACCGTTGGTGCAGGACCGCGACCACCGGAAGGCGTTCGCGCGACTCGCGCCGCGCCGGAGGGCTCCGGCGGTCCTTCCGCTCCGTGAGCGCCCGACCACCACACCACCGGCAACGTCCCGCCGGTCCACGGGTAGCCGGGGGTGGCGGTGCGCTGCACGGCCACGCCGTGCAGCACACCCGCCGGGGCGTCGGAGCTGATCGAGTGGCCCATCCCCGTTCCGAAGGTGTGGTCCTGCCACGAGGCGAGCCCGTCGCGGAAGCGCACACCGTCACCGACCGCCGGCCCGCCCCGGCCGATCACCCCGTCCGCCGGCGGGACCGCGCGCCAGCCGCCGTCCCACGCCGGGCGCTCGGACCCCGGCGCGGCGGCCCCGGAAGCACCGGACCCGCCGGTCCGACCGGACCCCCTGGGCCGGTCGGACCGGCCGCGAAACCTGTCCCACCAGGACACGGTTCACCTCCCCTCGTTCACCCTCGTGTTGATCCGCGCGATCTGGTCGACCCAGCGCCTGCGCTCCTGGTGCTCCAGGTCGAGGATCTCCTCGCGCGGCCAGTGGAAGTGGTAGGCCACGTACGCGACCTCCTCCAGCAGCCGATCGGCCGCGTACGTCACGATTCCCCCAGGCGACCACCGGCGAGGTCCACCTCGAACGCCGTGCCGCACGACGGGCAGGACACGCCGGCCCGGGTGTGGCCCTCGCTGTTGACCCGCCGGTAGAAGTCCTGGAGGAACGCGATGTCCGTCGCGTACATCTGCTCCACCACGCCGGGGTGGATCTCGGTGACCGCGCCCAGCTCGGTGATCACCTGGCTGAGCAGGACGACGCTGAGGTAGCCGGGGTTCTCCTTGACCCGCAGGTCGATCTGCGGGCGCAGTTCGTCGCGCGCGGTCGCCAGGCGCATCTTGCCGTGGCGGTGCACCACGCCGTCCGCGTCGACGTACCCGCGCGGCAGTTCGAAGTCGAACACGGTGTGCAGCGGCGCGGACGTCGCCACCGCCCCGCGGTCCCGCTTCGGGTTCTGGTCGACCAGTTCGTCGAGCTGGTCGAGCGCGATCGTCCGCCGCCTCATTCGACCGTGATCTCCTCGAACACGAGCGTCACCTTCTCGGTCGCGGCGGTGGACTCGCCGGCCTTGAGCGAGGGGCCCTCCCACTTGCTGGCCCACGCGTTGGTGAGCTGCATGCGCCGGACCGTGTTGCCCTCGGAGTCCTTGACCTCGATGGTGACGTTCTGCCGGGCCGCGCTGACCGCGCCCTTCTCCAGGGTCTCCTTGAGCCACTTGGTGAACTCGGAGCTCTGGTCGAGGCCGCGGGTGAGGGTGACCTCGCCGCCCTTCTGCGCGCCGGGCTGCTTGCGGATGAGCGGCTTGCCGGTGGAGGTCACCTGGAAGACGTCGACCACGTCCTCCTCCACGCTCAGACCGCTGATCTCCTGTAGCGACTCGACCATGAAGCCGCCGAGCTGCACGCCGAAGATGTGGGTGGAGAGAGCATCGCCTTCTGCCATGGGTTCGTTCGCCTTTCCGGTTCAGGTGCCCCGAGGGGCGTGGCTCACTCGTCGACCAGGCTGGTGCTGTCGGAGAACTGCGCGAGGCGGAAGACCACGAACTCGGCGGGCTTCACCGGCGCGACGCCGATCTCGCACACCACCTGCCCGAGGTCGATCGACTCCTGGGGGTTGTTCTCCCGGTCGCACTTGACGTAGAACGCCTCGGCGGGGGTGCGCCCGAACAGCGCGCCCTGGCGCCACTGCTCGGTGAGGAACGCGGTGATGTTGCGCCGGATGCTGGACCACAGCCGGTCGTCGTTGGGCTCGAACACGACCCACTGGGTCCCGATGAGGATGGACTCCTCCAGGAAGTTGAACAGCCGGCGCACGTTGAGGTAGCGCCAGGCCGGGTCCGAGGACAGCGTGCGGGCTCCCCAGATGCGGATGCCGCGGCCGGGGAACGCGCGCACGCAGTTGACGCCGATCGGGTTGAGCAGGTCCTGCTCGCTCTTGCTCAGCGACGTCTCCAGGTCGACCGCGCCCCGGATCACCTCGTTGGCGGGTGCCTTGTGCACGCCGCGCTCGACGTCGTTGCGCGCCCACACCCCCGCGACGTGACCGGACGGCGGCACCATGATGTTGCGCCCGCCCGCCGGGTCGAACACCTTGATCCACGGGTAGTACAGGGTGGCGTAGCGGGAGTCGTAGCCCGCTTCGTCCTGCCGCCACCCGCGCACCCGCTGCGCGGACAGGCCGGGCGGGGCGTCCAGCACGGCGACCCGGTCGCCCATCTGCTCGCAGTGCGAGATCAGGGCCAGCTGCACGGTCTTGACGCCTTCGAGGTCGAGCAGGCCGCGCTGGTAGGCGGCCATCAGGTCCGGGGCGGCGACCATGGTGATCTCGTCGATGCTCTCCAGACCGCCGAACCCGGTGCGCGCCTCGGGGTCGCCTAGGTACTCCTGCGCGTCGACCACGGTGGGCAGCGCCGCCGCGCCGTCCGCGCCCGCCGGGGGCAGTGCCACGGTCTGCTTGTCCGGGCGGGCCAGCGCGCCGCTGGGCTGCTCGGTGATCGTGATCAGCTTGGAGCGCTCGGAAACCTGGGTCGCCACGTAGTTCTTGGCGTTCTTGCGGGTGGACGCGTCGTAGGTCTCCACCACCCGGCCGCCCTGGCGGACCAGCAGCTTGAACCGGTCGTCGGCCGGGTTCTCGCCGTCGGCGTCGGTCACCTCGACGGTGATCTCGCCGTCGACGCCGGGCAGCGCGGCGATGCCCAGCCCGCCCACCTGCACGGGGTTCGGTCGGGGCGGCTCGGGTTCCGAGCCGGACTGCGGTCCGCCGACGCGCACCACGTACGCCGCGCCGCCGCCGTTGGCGAAGTAGCCGTAGACGGCGTGCGGCAGGAACGCGCCCTCGGTGAAGCCGCCGAAGTTCTGCACGTACTGGTTCCAGTTCGCCACCAGGGTCGCCTGGTGGAAGGGGCCCACCTCGCTGAAGCCGATGAAGGCCGCCACGGCGGTGCCGACGCCCTCGATCGGCCGTGCGCCGGACTGGACCTCCTCCACGTACACGCCCGGTGAGAGGTACTGCGGCATGGTCACTCCTGTCTGGTGAGCTAGTCCGCTTGTGTGCCAACAGCTTCCCGCGCGCGGGTGGCGGTCCGGGAGGTCCGGCGGCCCCGACCGGGGGGCAGCCCCGTGCCCTTTGGGGAAACGCGGTCCACACCGGACGCCCGAGGTGTCATCGGGGTGCGGTGGACCACGGGCCGAATTCGTCGCCCTGCATCAGCCTGCCTTGCTTGCGGTACTCCTGGTGCACCGCCGCGACGACGTCGGCCATCGTCAGCGGGCGGTCGGCGGCGGCGGCCAGGTACGCGGCGGTCACCACGCAGGACCGGATCGACCCACCGGCCAGTTCGAAGTGCTCGGCGCAGAACGCGAGGTCGAGGTCATCGCCCCGGGGCACGGCGGGGCCCAGGCACCGGTCCCACAACGCCTCCCGCTGGTGCGCGTCGGGCAGCGGGAACTCCGCGATGACGTCGATCCGCCGGGTGAACGCCTCATCCACGTTGGACCGGAGGTTGGTGGTCAGCACGGCGATCCCGTCGAAGGACTCCACGCGCTGCAACAGGTAGGCCGACTCGACGTTGGCATAGCGGTCCCGTGCGTCCTTGACCTCCGAACGCTTGCCGAACACCGCGTCCGCCTCGTCGAACAGCAGCACGCCGTGCACGCCGGCCGCCTCGGTGAAGATCCGCTCCAGGTTCTTCTCCGTCTCGCCGACGTACTTGTCCACCACCGTCGACAGGTCGACCACGTACAGGTCCATGCCGAGCTCGGAGGCGATGACCTCGGCGGACATCGTCTTGCCGGTGCCGGACTCGCCGGCGAACAACGCCACCACCCCGCGCCCCCGGCCGCCGCCGGGCCGCATCCGCCACTGCCCGAGCACCCGTTCCCGGTGCCGGGCCCGCAGGGCGAGTTCGGCCAGCTGCCGCCGGGTCGGCTCGGGCAGCACCAGGTCGTCCCAGCCGACCGAGGGCGTGACGCGGCGGGCCAGCCGGTCCAGGCCGGCCCCGTTCTGCGCCCGCACACCGGCCCGCAGGTGCTCCGCCGCCACCGGGTGGCCGTCCAGCACCGCCAGGCGGGTCGCGACGGACACCGCCCGCTCCACCTCGTCCGCGCCGAGCCGGAAGCCGCCGAGCGACGCCGGCAGCGCCGGGGCGGGCGGTGCGCCGGTCGCCTCGGTGAGCGCGCGCGTCCACAGGGTGGTGCGGCGGTCGGCGTCCAGCGGTGGCACCGGGACCGACACGGCGGGCCGGCCGGCCCACTGCGGGTCCCAGTGCTGCCTGCCGTGCAGGACCAGCGGCACGTCACCCGCCAGCGCCACCACCTCGCGCAGCAGCCGGACGCGTTCGGGCACCAGCCGTTCGACCGGGCCCACCACGAGGCCCGCGCCGCGCAGCCGCGCTTCGCGCACCACCGCGCCGAGCGCGGGCCCGTCCCGGTCGGCGAGTTCGGTCACGTCCAGCACCACGGCGGCCCGGCCGGCGGCGGCCAGCGCACTTGTCGCGGCACGGCCGCCGCCGCCATCGGCGTCGTGCAGGTGGAGCAGGCCGACGCCGCGGCGCAGCGCCGCGCCGACCCGCCGGGGGAACCCGTCCTCCGGTTCCCCCGCCACGACGCGCACCAGGTCGGCCACCTCGCGGTCGAGGGCGTCGTCGCCCAGCAGGTGGCCGACGACGCGGTCGGGCACGCGCAGGACCCGGGACAGCGCGGGCGACTCCGGTTCCCGCACCTCGACCAGGCCGCCCGCGACGAGCGGGGAACCCGCCGCGAGCCGGAACCGGCCCCCGCCCGCCGGGTGCAGCCCGCACAGGTCCAGCGCCAGGCCGACGGTCGCGCGGCGGCGGGTGACGTCGTCGTTGAGGTAGCCGTAGAGGCGCTCCACCCGGCTGTCGACGTCCGGTGCCAGGGCGATCAGCAGGAACTCGACGTCCAGCCGATCGAGGTGGAAGTCCCGGGCAAGGACGAGCAGCCGGGGTCCGGGCGCGGGCACGGCGGCGGCGATCGCGTCCAGGTCGGGGTCGTCGTACGGCGGGACCTGCGGCGTGCGCTGCTCGTCCAACGTCCGCCGGACCGCCTCCGGCGTCAGGTACAGGCCCCGGAACGGGTCGTCCGGCGTCGGGTCGCCCGCCAGCCGCGTCTCCACCGCCAGCCGGACGCGCTGCTCGACCGCCGCCAGCCGGCCCCACAGGTAGACCAGGTCGGCGTCCCCGGCCGGCGCGGCGGCCCGTTCGCCGACCACGTCGGCGGTCATCGGATCGGCTCGCCGCGCCGGCGTCGGACCGAGGGCTGCGGGCGGTCCCTCGACACCGAGAAGCCCTCGCCGGCCGCCGTGGAGGGGCCGTCGTAGCGGAGCCTGCGCGCACCGGACGGGGTGGGTTGCGACTGGTCCTCGGTGCGCAGCAGCACGCCTTCGGTCACCAGCGGGCCGGTCGGCGTCCACTCGCCCGCCAGCGGCGCGGTGATCTTGAGGGTGATGGCGGGTTTGAGCTCGCCGCCGAGCGCGGACCACACGTCGGGTGCCGCGCGACCCTCCGGCGCCGGCCCGGCGACCTGCATCCCGACCGCCAGGCCCAGTTCCGCCAGCGACCCGGTCAGCCACTGCGGCGCGAGCCGTTCGGCGCGCACCAGGCACGCCAACGCCTCCGACAGCAGCCGGTGCTCGTCCTGCGGCCGGTTGGTCCACGCGGTCACCAGGTAGGACAGCTCGAACCAGCGTGCCGGGCCGCGCCACCCCCGCAGCTCGCCGTCCTCGTCGTGCACCTCGGTCTCGCCGCTGCTGCGGCGGGTCAGGTCCTCCCGGATGTCGTACAGGAACACGTTGACGGCGGGCGCGTTGCGCCGTGCCGTCCACTCCGTGGTGGGTGCCTCGAACGCCAGGTCGCCCCGGCTGCCGGGTACCCCGCCGGCGTCGAGCAGCCGGCGGATGCCTTCGTCGACCTCGTGGATCACCGGTGCCTCCTCGTCGTCACGGTCATCTGCGCGTCACGGTCATCTGCGCGTCACGGTCATCTGCGCCCCACCATGTCGGGCGGCCCGATGGTGCCCGCCACGACGAGGAACGGCGTGGTGGCGGGTCGGAAGCCGGGTCCGGTCGCGGTGATGGTGCGCGGACCGGTCGCGTCCTTGGGCAGGATCAGCAGCTGCGCGGCGAACCCGCCGTCGGGCCGGGGAAACGTCGGGGCCGCGGCGGCGGTGATGCCGGGCGACCAGGTGAGCCGCACCGGCACACCTGGCGGGAAGTCCAAACCCCGCACCGAGGTCACGAACCCGGGTTCGCCGATCGGCGGCACGGCCACGATGCGGGGCAGCAGCACCCGCATCGGCGCGGTGGCGGAGTTGTCGCCCGGGTCCGCGTCCGTGCCGCTGGTCCTGAGCACCCCGCCGACCGAGGTGACCAGCGGCGCGTCGGGCGCGAAGACGACCTGCACGACCAGCGATCCGCCGGGTGCCAGGTCGGGCAGCGCGCAGCCGGCCGCCGAGCACCCCGGCGGCAGTGCCGACACCGGGACCCCTTGGGGCAGCGCGAAGTCCAGTCGGAGACCGGTCGCCAGCGCGCCGCCGCCGTTGCGGACCGTGTAGCTCGCGGTGGCGCGTCCGCCCACATAGGACGGATCAGGCTGCACCACGACGGCCACGCCGGGTCCTGCGGCGGGCGGTGCCGGTGGCGGTGGTGGTGGAGCAGGAGGAGGTTGCGGCGGAGGCGTGGAGGATGTCGGCGGCGCGGTCGTCCGGTCGCGCACCGGGATGTCGGTCCCCGTCGCGTTGTCCCCCGGCCGGACGTCCAGCACGTCGCCCGCCACCGACCACGTCACGCGCCGCCGGCCCGCCACGACACCCACCAGTTCCACCGAGACCCGGACGACCGCCCCGTTCTCCAACGCGCCCAGCTCGCAGCGCGGCCCGGAGGCGTCGCAGGAACCCCGGTCCGGGCGCACCACGTCCACCCGCACCCCCTCGGGCACCGCGGCGGTCAGCACGGTGCCCGGCGACGTCCCCGGCCCCCGGTTGGTCACGGTCACCGCCACGGTCGTCGTCGCCCCGGTCTCCACGTCCGGCACGGCGGGCGGCGCCTGCACCGCGAGGTCCACCGACGGCTGCCAGGACGGCTCCTTCTGCCGGCCGGGCAGGTCGCGGGTGATCCGGTCGAGCCCGCCGGAACCGTCGAGCACCGCCAACTCCTCCGGTGCCGCCGCAGGGCCTTCCCGCCGGGTGGTGAGCACCAGCCGGTCACCGCCCGGCGCGTAGGCCGCGTCACGGGGCTGGAACGGCCCGGAGGGCGGCGCGGTCACCGGCGTCGAGCACGGGCGTCCGCCCGGCGGGAGGACGACCCGGCACCCGTCGCCCGGCCGCGACACCTCGACCAGCCCGTCGAACTCCCGGTTGAACACCAGCGCACCGCTGTCCGGGCGGAACGCCGCGCTGTCGTCGGTCACCTCGCAGTCGAACCCGCACACCGCCGCCGACAGGTCGCGCTGCGCGTCCAACGAGCCCGCCCGCGCCGTCCACACGTGGTTGTCGCGGACCTCCTCGCCGTTGGGGCGGTTGAAGACCACGCCCCTGGTGAACGCGAGGGTCGTGCCGTCCGGCGACCACGCGGGCTGGGTGTCCTCCCGTTCGGCGACCTCCGGCGGCGGGGTCAACCGCCCGACCACCGCACCGGTCGCCGCGTCCACGACCACCACCCGGCCGGGCCCGCCCGGTCCGGGGCGCAGGCCGCCGGGTGAGCGCCGGGCGAAGGCGAGGAAACGGCCGTCCGGCGACCACGCCGGGTCGAACTCCCAGTCCGCCGGCCGCCGGTCGGCCACCGGCAGCCGGCGCGGGTCGCCGCCGTCCGCGTCCACCAGCCACAGCCGCTGCGCGCGCACGCCGTCGACGTCCTCGAACCGGGTCACCACGATGCGCCGCCCGTCCGGCGAGTAGGACTGCCGCTGGGTCCACGGGTCGTACCCCGCACGCGGGCGGAACAGCCTGTTCGGGTCCTCGTCCACGCCGGGGTCCTCGCGCAGCACCTCCACCCCGAGGTCACGCGGGTCCGCGCCGTCCGGCCGGACGTCCTGGAGGGTGGCGGCGTTGCGCACGGCGGCGGTCGTCCGC is a window of Saccharothrix espanaensis DSM 44229 DNA encoding:
- a CDS encoding DUF6760 family protein, which codes for MTYAADRLLEEVAYVAYHFHWPREEILDLEHQERRRWVDQIARINTRVNEGR
- a CDS encoding ATP-binding protein, producing MTADVVGERAAAPAGDADLVYLWGRLAAVEQRVRLAVETRLAGDPTPDDPFRGLYLTPEAVRRTLDEQRTPQVPPYDDPDLDAIAAAVPAPGPRLLVLARDFHLDRLDVEFLLIALAPDVDSRVERLYGYLNDDVTRRRATVGLALDLCGLHPAGGGRFRLAAGSPLVAGGLVEVREPESPALSRVLRVPDRVVGHLLGDDALDREVADLVRVVAGEPEDGFPRRVGAALRRGVGLLHLHDADGGGGRAATSALAAAGRAAVVLDVTELADRDGPALGAVVREARLRGAGLVVGPVERLVPERVRLLREVVALAGDVPLVLHGRQHWDPQWAGRPAVSVPVPPLDADRRTTLWTRALTEATGAPPAPALPASLGGFRLGADEVERAVSVATRLAVLDGHPVAAEHLRAGVRAQNGAGLDRLARRVTPSVGWDDLVLPEPTRRQLAELALRARHRERVLGQWRMRPGGGRGRGVVALFAGESGTGKTMSAEVIASELGMDLYVVDLSTVVDKYVGETEKNLERIFTEAAGVHGVLLFDEADAVFGKRSEVKDARDRYANVESAYLLQRVESFDGIAVLTTNLRSNVDEAFTRRIDVIAEFPLPDAHQREALWDRCLGPAVPRGDDLDLAFCAEHFELAGGSIRSCVVTAAYLAAAADRPLTMADVVAAVHQEYRKQGRLMQGDEFGPWSTAPR
- a CDS encoding VgrG-related protein — protein: MSAVRSFAAGLTIVANAPVTREVESCVVDESVGLPDTAVLTYRDDKRTLLAKTGITIGTPLKVSVSATGGPARELLFSGEVTAVEMEVDGTGSFTVIRAMSRAHRLFRGRRVEAFQNMTASAVVAKVAKNAGLAVGRVETSRITYKHLSQPGVSDWDFLQGLAREHGAVVRVDERGRLEFTKLKPAARAPKPTADGKSPFLLRFGGNLLVLRAALSSAELANGVQVRGWDVARKKPLVAVRNNTPSKTAVPGLSSMKVNKAFRTKARNLVTDVPYATQAEATMAARSLEASISSGYAELEAVAEGNPKLRAGVPIALGGAGEAFSGRYTATAVTHVVEPAQGYRTTVVVSASHDRSLAGLVAGGTAPTRMPGLATAIVTDIKEVGGQRGWVRLKFPWLDDKYVTDWVRTVQFGGVGGGGVLSPDVNDEVLVGFEQGSLDRPYVLGGLYNGVDKPSQHDGALVDRRSGKVNRRSLSSRKGNRLELMDGPRASGVRLASGDRRLEVKVDESRGRLELAVRGPGGRGVLSSLVVDSTGITIDARNGVVQVKGRIVRLN
- a CDS encoding DUF4255 domain-containing protein, with the translated sequence MIHEVDEGIRRLLDAGGVPGSRGDLAFEAPTTEWTARRNAPAVNVFLYDIREDLTRRSSGETEVHDEDGELRGWRGPARWFELSYLVTAWTNRPQDEHRLLSEALACLVRAERLAPQWLTGSLAELGLAVGMQVAGPAPEGRAAPDVWSALGGELKPAITLKITAPLAGEWTPTGPLVTEGVLLRTEDQSQPTPSGARRLRYDGPSTAAGEGFSVSRDRPQPSVRRRRGEPIR
- a CDS encoding CIS tube protein → MARKPGASLVKARLVIMEPPADVGAKPGAKLATVAFQFNPRTLALSKSVEWRRQPSRMAGQASLPEFVGSGPRTLGVEVFLDATATHDNSVETGVEKLMVACVPTKKSIGSKKPASPWVRFEWGTAKSVSFDGVLSSLSVDYSLFDVDGRPLRATCSLSIEEAGVDTPRQNPTSGSHEARRAHRVVAGDSLPQLAWREYGDPGAWRAIAEANGIDDPLALVPGGELLLPGIDDADPETGGAPMTTSYRREVDR
- a CDS encoding phage tail protein, producing the protein MTDDVFASSVFFQLSVAGNNLGAFHTCDGLGAQFEVEEYAEGGNNGFTWHLPSRITWTNVTMTRPVTADSAKVLKWFGEVLQRAERKDGEIVALAPDLTPIVRWQVLGVLPIRWQGPSFDPSQSQAAVETLEFSHEGLEAS
- a CDS encoding phage tail protein, with protein sequence MAEGDALSTHIFGVQLGGFMVESLQEISGLSVEEDVVDVFQVTSTGKPLIRKQPGAQKGGEVTLTRGLDQSSEFTKWLKETLEKGAVSAARQNVTIEVKDSEGNTVRRMQLTNAWASKWEGPSLKAGESTAATEKVTLVFEEITVE
- a CDS encoding phage tail sheath family protein, which produces MPQYLSPGVYVEEVQSGARPIEGVGTAVAAFIGFSEVGPFHQATLVANWNQYVQNFGGFTEGAFLPHAVYGYFANGGGAAYVVRVGGPQSGSEPEPPRPNPVQVGGLGIAALPGVDGEITVEVTDADGENPADDRFKLLVRQGGRVVETYDASTRKNAKNYVATQVSERSKLITITEQPSGALARPDKQTVALPPAGADGAAALPTVVDAQEYLGDPEARTGFGGLESIDEITMVAAPDLMAAYQRGLLDLEGVKTVQLALISHCEQMGDRVAVLDAPPGLSAQRVRGWRQDEAGYDSRYATLYYPWIKVFDPAGGRNIMVPPSGHVAGVWARNDVERGVHKAPANEVIRGAVDLETSLSKSEQDLLNPIGVNCVRAFPGRGIRIWGARTLSSDPAWRYLNVRRLFNFLEESILIGTQWVVFEPNDDRLWSSIRRNITAFLTEQWRQGALFGRTPAEAFYVKCDRENNPQESIDLGQVVCEIGVAPVKPAEFVVFRLAQFSDSTSLVDE